In Verrucomicrobiia bacterium, the sequence CGATTACGGGGTGGTCGATGCCTCTCCTGGCATAGGTGATGGAAGCGGTGATGTCTTCCCGTTCCAAATCGGGCATCTCATCCAGGATCTGATCAAAACTCAGCCCGGCAGCG encodes:
- a CDS encoding DUF433 domain-containing protein, with translation MSAEQPRITINPRQCGGRPCIRGMRIRVTDVLDLLAAGLSFDQILDEMPDLEREDITASITYARRGIDHPVIAA